From Balaenoptera ricei isolate mBalRic1 chromosome 5, mBalRic1.hap2, whole genome shotgun sequence:
tatattgaaaaaaataaatggttttctGCAGTTAGGGGTTTCAGACACAGTGTTAGAAATATAGAATTCTACATAATTTAGGAAAACTTACTGGCATGATACTGTTTCCAGGTGCTCTATAAATTTGCATTCTCCATGAATGCAGAAATTTTGGAATTCTGCATCAcatggatttttcttctttctatttcttctattttttccatttttgcctccctttttctttcttttgggttTAACTGAAGTCTTTTCACTTTCAGTTTTGTCTTTCTTGGGCTTAACTACCtgttcaactaaaaaaaaagatttattgataACAGTCTCTCTTCATCTGGAATACCATTTTGGAGACATGAGAGAAAGAAGTCCTAGCAGTGAGAGCTCACAGGGATAACAGCCATATTTGTCTCATTATTTAACACAACTCATACACAATAATTGAACAAAGAGAATATCTGTATTGTGTGACACTTAAAGATCTGAACCCCTTTGTTATTTTATTAGCTTAGAaacatattttgaatttatttgtgtcagtaatattattattattgataatagGAATAATAGGACTTACTTGTCTAAGAAAatccatgaaatattttaaacatttttttcactgCTAATACATACCAAGTTCTTGGTAATGAGCATTAATTTAATTAAACCCAAATCACAGTTGAATGCATTGTTACTATCCAGAtgatacagatgagaaaaatgaagttgaGTAAAGACAAGTAAATTGCACTAGGACACGTAGCTAAACAATGTCAGTCCTGGGATGTTAAAGCCTATTATTTCCCTACCATATTATGTTTTCTCTTGGAAAAAGTTCAGTTCCATTAATTAAAGTGGGATTCGAATATATCTGGTGATTTTCTTTACTCATATTGGTCTTGTGCTCACTATCATAATTGGGAATTAGTGTGTAACacttgaaatgaagaaaacagaattatATGTTAGAGTTGATCAATTTTCTCCAACTCCCAGATTACAACAGATTATAATTAATCGATACCTTCTGGGGGCTTATTTCTGTGATCAATCTATCTGAAAAAGGGGAGGCCAGAAATACTTGTACTTGCTGCTTCATAGGTTCATCCTAACTCTTCAGATCCACAGAAACCTTTGTTCAGGGTTACAGTTATGCAGGGTATAGTACACCCATATGCTAAATATAAGAAGCAGTTTCCATGTTAAAGCTGTGCATTTTGTTGTACTAATTCCTGAATAGTTTTATCTGAGCAAGTATTTAGCAGAGTCCAGTGGAAAGAGCAAAATATCATAATGTCATAATAAAATTAGTCATAATGGTCCTGCAGTACCCACTAAATAGAAAACTCTGGAAACATAGGGAAGGGTATCAAAGATAGAACCCTATGATTAAGGTAATGACCAATAAATATTACGAAAATTTTAGCATTTACTATATCAACATTAACAATAGTCAAATTAAGAGCAATGTTTAATAGGTGGCTATGCAATTTTTATATTGAAACTTTCCTCTGATGATAAGAAAAGTACCACAGATTAGGATAATTCCTCTAACAGAAACATTTCAAATCAATATGATgtactttatcagatatattacaAATTTTAGACAGAGACAAATGGTCACTATGCTGAAGTGCTTCAATAGACATTAACCCCATGGATCAATTTCCTCTCTGTTTTACAATGCATTGCAATTTTATCCACTAGCCATTTTCATCACCAACAGTTCATTTGGCCTTATGAAATGTTAACTTGAAACATCTTTAAGACAATAGTTTCTAGAGTCTTAATGGTCTAGTCTCATCCCCCGCAAAAATAAGAATTATAGATGGACCCCTTCACCTTATGTATTATAAAAGCACAAATTCTGAAGCAAAGGAGGAAAGTGGAGGGATCGATAAAGCTTTTCCCACCTGCCACTTAACCCAGTCACCATCCTCGTGGTGTCACCTGCTCTCCCTTCACCAGTTCTGGGAGCTAGACAGATGGAGAGGATTCAGGGAAACTACAGTCAGGAAAGAAGGGTCCTTAAGTCCTGCCTCCATAGTGGATGCTCCTAGGATATCTAGATCTGATTTATTGATGATCTGCCCTCAAACTCCAAAGTAATGTGAGGGTAATGAACAATACTGACCTCTTACTTTGGTACCCTCATTTTAAGCAAATGCTCTTTTTAAAAGATCAGATAacagcaaaagagaagaaaattataggtTACTGTTATTTAACTGACAAATGAGATTTGGGGTTAAATAGTGATTTTAGCAATATAAAATCCATGCGTATTTGTCCTTCTTCAATATTTCCATAAGGtggtattactattattattaccaatTTCTCAACATCTAATTCACAAAGGCTAAGATCCAATCGTTCTTCTCCCATTACTTCTTTCTGTTCCCTTACTCGTGTCAAAATGCAGTTATTTAGAGAAAAGTGGTGGTGGAGAGTGGCTATAAAAGCTGAGATACTAAGTATATAGGACTTGTTGATGTTTAATCTGTTTCGCAGATTGGGGGGGGTGGTCGTGTGGCAGAGTATCTGGGACCAAACAGATTGGAGTTTCTCATTCTGGCTGTGGAATTTGGGGCAGAATGCTTAACCTTCTTGAGCTTCAGttatcacatctgtaaaatgataacaattcctacttcacagagttgtgaaGATTAGACTTACTAGACATAAAACGTTTGTTAGAGTTACAGACACATAGGATGTGCCCACCAATAGCTCTTTCCATCTCAGTTGCTAGCTTACCTAGTGGGGTATACAACAGTCATACAAGCAAGAAAGCCCCTGGGAGATCTGGGGAGCAGCTTTTCTTTGGAAGCAGCTTTGCTTATGCAAACCACACATCTTATAGGCTACACTGTCACCTTATCCTCTACTCACCTCTGACTAAATCATCTACAATATAGCCAGATATTTGTGGTTCGTTATCGTACTCTTCTGCATAGTCAGAGTCGATGTCCGAGGACAGTTCGCTACTAGAAGGCATTTCACTCGCAGGAGAAATCTCACTTCCCGAGGACATCTGACTCCTTGAGGTCACCTCAAATCCATCAGCAGTGTGGTCCCCAGAAAATGGTTTCCCTTTCCCCGAGTAGGTGTCATTGACGTCTAATCCAGCAGTATAATGGGCTATGGGagcaagaaaaagggaagaaaagagaaagtaaagcaGAATGCCTTTTCTCACCAGTCAGTTGCATTCGGGAGACAGGTTTATCTTCAAAGCAGTTATTGTACATGTGCTATTGTTTGTGATTGAGTCACTTATGAAAGCAACTTCACATTTTGCCAACAAATGGCTGTTTGTTGTGCCAGTTACAGAGcttctttcattgttttcttttccacagACAGCCTACATTAATTTCCacaccaaaaaaatatatatatatactaccaagtaGGCAAATTAATGTCATATAATTATTTAAGAAGTAATATCTAAATATTGTCATAACTTCACATACCAAATGCATTTGTAGTTTCTAGAATGTTACCTGTCCCATTTTAATAAGCAGGTTCTAGAGATAAATACCAGATTTTCCTAACACGTGCTGACATTTTTAACAAgagtatgtatataaaatgtaaaaagtagTTGATAATAATTATTCTTATTGCCATTGTTTCTTATTATTGTTCTCACGTAGAGTAAAACTAGGGACTAGGTAAGATTTGGGGGCCAGAATTAAGCCCCTGCTTTATCTTTTAGGTCTCAATAAAGCAGCGTTAGAGTGGTACTTTTAACTTCTCCCTGGTACGATGCGAGGCCCtctagaaaagtaaaaacaaaatcacgTGACAGTGGAGATTGAGAATTTAGGCAGGAGGTAGCACTCCTCGGTCGGAGACTTAACCACTCTTCTCCAAGATCTGCGgaaatcacttcacctctctgtacctcggtttctttatctttatttggATCACAGGATCTCTAAGTTCTCCTTCAGCTGGACTCAAGTAAGAGTACAAGGATTCTCAGGCTCCCTCTTGCTAGCTTGGAACATCTAAGACACCCACccacttttctcttcctcccaggGAGTAtccacagggagggagggacctCGATCACCTCCCACGGGACAGAGCCGGGGGCGCCGAGGGGCGGTTTTTTTGGAGAAGCAGCAGCAAAATTCAAGAGGTGCCCGCGGTGGGAGAAGCGCTGGGCAGCAGCACAGAGCCGGGATGTCCTCACCTGAGCCGAAGATCAAGAGCGACAGCACCACAGGCGCCGGCAGCAGCAGCGGGGCTCTCATTGGTCCCTCGGAGCGGCGGCGTCGCGGTCTCTGGGGCAACTCGGCCAGGAGctgctggagggaggaggaggtggtggggagaggggtgacAAGGGGAGTCTTGCGGCCGTGCTCGCCGGCCCGGCCGGGCTCGGGCCCTGGAGGCAGCTCCTGAAGCTCGCCTCGGGATCCCTGGCCTCCGGCTCGCGCGCAAGGTGTGCGAACGTTCCGGAGGCGCGGCGCGCACCTGCAGCTTTATAGGCCGGGCGGGCACCCGGGCATCGCCTGTGACGTCACGGCCGCCGCGGTGGGTGGAGGCGGGCGGCAGCCC
This genomic window contains:
- the AREG gene encoding amphiregulin, whose product is MRAPLLLPAPVVLSLLIFGSAHYTAGLDVNDTYSGKGKPFSGDHTADGFEVTSRSQMSSGSEISPASEMPSSSELSSDIDSDYAEEYDNEPQISGYIVDDLVRVEQVVKPKKDKTESEKTSVKPKRKKKGGKNGKNRRNRKKKNPCDAEFQNFCIHGECKFIEHLETVSCQCHQDYFGERCGEKSMKIHSMADSDLSKIALAAIAAFVSAMSFTAIAVIITLLLRKRYFREYEGAAEERKKLQQENGNAHAIA